The Chitinophagales bacterium genomic interval ATGTGGCGCAAAAGAAAGTCTCGTTTCATCATTTTGTATATGATTCACTCAATAAATTCTCCATCGCTTCCAATGACATTTATAAGATTTTCTGCGACAGCTCCAACAACATCTGGCTGACTTCGCAGTTCGGCATGATTGATCTGCTGACTGCCGCAAGCGTGGCTTCGGGTAAGTATACATTCCGCCATTTGTTCAGCGACATCAATGCAGCTGCAGGCGGCGCAATTAAATCAACCAGCATGCTATATATTGACCGTGCGCAGAATTGCTGGCTGTCAACGTATGAAAACGGTTTATACCGTTTCCGGTTTTCGGATGAACAGAGCATCAGCAACCTGGTGAACTTCCGTCACGACCCTGCCAATTCAAGAAGCCTTTCAGATGGTGGCGTGAACTTCATCTATGAAAGCGGCGACCGCAGCTGCTGGATTGCCACCGACGCAGGCGTTTCCAAATGGCATCCGCTGCAGGAACTTTTCTCCGTCACACATATAAATGCCGCTTACCTTCAATCAGCCAACATCAGCGCCATAGCGCAGGATCGCAACGGAACTACCTGGTTTGCCACATCAGATTGTGATACGCTGTATGCACTCAACATGCATGCACAAATAAAAAAACTGGTGCTTTCCGATAAACTGCTCACTGCAAACCGTAAGGTGTATGTCACCTCCCTGCTGGCTGCTTCCGATGGCTCTTTGTATGCAGGGAGCAGCGTTGGCGTTTTTGTTGTTAACGCTTCAGAAAAAAAATCTTTCCTGCAAAACGCACACTACCGTCCAAACATCATTCACCTGCAAAAAAACGGGACTGTATATTCACTCATCAGCAACATGGTGAGTTGCCTGGAAGAAGATAACGACGGCATCATCTGGATTGGAACAGGAATGGGTGTCTGCAGCTATCATCCGGTTTCAAAGGTGTGCAACAGGGCTGTCATCAATAAAGTGCCGGATGAGGTCAATCCATCATTTATCATCCGTCACCTTAAAACAGGTGCTGATGGTACGCTTTGGGTTGGCACGGATAATGGCCTGCTGAGTGTTGATACGCACACCGCAACCTTCCACCGTTATCAGAGTAGCGATGCCCTGCCCGGCGCCAGGTTTTTATTCATCCATGTAAGCCATGACTTGCAACTTATATGGATTGGTACGGAACAGGGCTTGCTCTCTTTTGATCCGTCAACCACGCGTTTTAAAAGTTATCCGCAGTCAGGTGATGACTTAGCCATCGCTGCCATACTCGAAGACGATCAGCAAAACCTGTGGATCAGTTCGCAACACGGCATTACCAGGTTTCAACCGTTGGCCAATGATGCAAAAAGATACACTGTTGAAAACGGGCTTAACACGAACCGCTTCAGTGAAAATGCCGCCTGTGTTTCGAAAGACGGCCGCTTCTTTTTCGGCAGCGAGAAGGGATTTCAATCCTTCTTCCCCGCCATGATTCCGGTAAATAAAACCGTGCCGCCCATTGTGATCACCGACTTCAGGTTGTTCAATCAATCCATACTTTCGGGTAAAGATGTTCAGCTGGTGAACGATTTTATGCGTTCAAAAAAACTGACGCTTCAGTACAATCAGAACTTCTGCAGTATCGATTTCGCGGCCTTGAATTTTGATGATGCGGAAGCTAACAGCTATGCCTATCAGATGGAAGGGATTGATCATGACTGGGTGTTGGCTGGCAACCGGCGAACTGCAACCTACACCAATATTTCGCCGGGTTGTTACACGTTTAAAGTGAAAGGAACAAATAATCATGGCGTCTGGAATGAATCCGGCACCTCCTTATTCCTTGTTATCACGCCACCATGGTGGAAAACATGGTGGTTTTATTCGCTCTGCACGATCGTCGCCGGATCGGCACTGTATGCTTTGTACCGTTACCGGATCAATCAGATCAAGAAGGTGTTTTCCATCCGCAGCAAAATCGCCCGCGACCTGCATGATGACATCGGCTCCACCCTCAGCAGTATTTCCCTTATGAGTCAACTGGCGAAAGACGGAAACGATCATCAGAACAAAGAGCAGGAATTGTTTGATACCATCAGCACGGCATCTAAGGAAGCCATGGAACTGATGAGCGTGATTGTATGGTCAGTGAATCCAAACAACGATAAGCTGAGTAACATACTCATCCGCATGCGTGAATATGCCGGAGACATCCTGGAAGCCTGCAACATTGATTTGCATATCAGGCTCGATGAAGAAGTGAAGGATTTTATTATTCCCATGGAGAAAAGAAAAGACTTCTACCTGATCTTTAAGGAAGCGGTGAATAACGTAGCGAAGTATTCGAAGGCAGCGAATGCCAATATTCGCCTTTCGAGGGAGCATGGCAAAATGATCATGACCATTAAAGATGACGGGAAAGGATTTGAGGTGGAGAAACTCCGCAGCGGCAACGGATTGGTAAACATGAAAGAGCGTGCAAAATCCATAGGAGGCCGGCTGGAAATAATATCACAACAGGGTGAAGGCACCACCGTCCGTTTGGAAATGCCTGTTGTCACTTCCTGATAAGTTACGCTGTTCAAACCTGAATCATATATCTTGAACCCAAAAAAAACCGTGTATCGCAATCTGCCCGTACCGCTTGATTTCACCAATCATACACAACTGCCATCATGCCTGTCAACATTATAATTTATGAAGACAATACTTTCCTGCGGGAAAGTCTTTCATCGCTGATTGTCAAAGCCGAAGGTTTTGAGCTCTGCGGCGCCTATGAAAACTGTAATGAAGTGGAAGCGCAGGTCGACGTTCTGAAGCCGGATGTAGTGCTGATGGATATTGAAATGGCAGGCGTAAACGGTATTGAAGGGCTGAAGATCATCCGCAACAAATTTCCGGATGTAAATGTGCTGATGCTTACGGTTTTTGAAGATAACGACCGTGTGTTTGAAGCTATCTGCGCCGGCGCCACCGGTTACCTCCTGAAGAAGACACCACCGGCAAAAATACTGGATGCCATACGTGATGTAGTGGACGGCGGTGCGCCGATGACGTCGTCGATTGCCCGTAAAGTGCTGCAATTGTTTCCCAAACAACCTGCACGCAGCGAAGAAATTGATAAGCTCACGCAAAGGGAACAACAGGTGCTGCAGTTGCTGGTGAATGGTTACAGCTACAAAATGATTGCCGCTGAATTGCATGTAACCCTCGAAACTGTCCGTACCTATATCAAACGCATGTACGAGAAATTACGTGTTCATTCTGTAACGGAAGCCATCAGCAAAGCTTTTCCCGACAGGAAAATATGAACACAGATTACGTCGCTGAACAGCGATTCCGCTTCACCTGATGATAATCCGCTTTACCTTTGCCCGATGATATTAATCGATCATACCATTGTGTCTGATGAATTGCTGGAAAAGCAATTTACCTGTGCACTCGATAAATGTAAGGGTGCCTGTTGCGTGGCCGGCGATTCCGGTGCTCCGCTGGAATTCGCTGAAACAGCCGTCCTCGAGTCCATCTATGATACGGTGAAGCCATATATGTCGGAAGAAGGCATCGCAGCCGTGCAGCAGTTCGGCAAGTGGCTGATTGACAGTGATGGTGATTTTGTGACACCACTTGTGATGGGCATGAAGCAGTGCGCCTATGTTTTTTTTGAAAATGGCATAGCGAAATGTGCCATTGAAAAAGCCTGCTTCGAAGGTAAAACTGACTTCCGGAAACCCATCTCCTGCCATTTATATCCGGTAAGAATAACCAGGTATGAACATTATGATGCCGTGAATTACAATAAATGGGATGTCTGCGCACCAGCCTGTGATCTGGGCAGACAACTCGGCACGCCTGTTTTTCGATTTGTGAAAGATGCGCTGATCAGGAAATACGGTGCTGCATGGTATGAACAGTTAGCGGGCGCCGCGGCATTTAAAGAAGAAAAGGATGCCGGAATCTTCCCTTTGCGTTGATGAAACTTATTTTCCGCGCAACTCCTTTTGACGGCGGTGCTCCGCTTCAAAAGAGGCAATAAAAATCGCAAGCGATATAATCACAAGATTCTTGATAATGTACTGGCCAATAAGGTTAGGCACCAGTAGCCCTCTCCACGCAAGGCCAGGCAATAGAATCAATGGCGCAAAAGTGGTTATGGCATGTGGTATCAGCATGTAAAGCGCATACTTTTCCTTTCCCGGGAATAACAGGATAATTCCGATAACACATTCGTATGCGCCAAATAAAATGATGAAAACATGCCAGGGTATGAACCAGGCAGTATGTTCATAGATAAGATGCACTACACCGATGGCAGGACTTAATTCCATCATCTTTAACACGCCGAACCAGAAGAAGACGATGAAAAATGCAATTCTTGACAGCGGAAGGCTGATTCTCCGGAGGAACAGGAAGAACACATTCTCATTATCGATTCTCCGGCGATTGAATCTTGCAAACATACCAGCTCCCATAAAAATTGTTTTCAGCTGCGAAAGGTAGAGAAGTGATGGAATTGATGTTGTAAACGATATGTTAACAGAAAACGGCACCAGGTGTATGACCTTATCAGCTAATGGCTTGATGTTTCTCCTCTTGCTATGAAGCAGGAATGCCGTCTTAAGATACTACGTCAGTCAGCGATTGTCAACATGAATACTCTCTGTCATAGCTTCAATATGAAGTGCAGCCTTCATCCATATGCACACCAACAATAAATGAAATACTCTATTTTCACGCTCTGCCCATGTCATCTGCCTTAGATCATATCAAAGCGCCTATTGCAAAGGAGTTGAAACTTTTTGAGCATAAGTTTCACGATTCGATGAAGAGCAATACGCCGTTGTTAGATGCTATCACACGGTATATTGTAAAAAGCAAGGGCAAACAGGTGCGTCCAATGTTTGTTTTTCTTTCCGCAAAAATGTTTGGCGATATTACGGAAAAGACCTACCGTGCCGCGGCTCTTATTGAATTACTCCATACCGCAACGCTGGTACACGATGATGTGGTGGACGATTCCTATCAACGTCGTGGATTCTTCTCTATCAATGCGCTTTGGAAAAATAAGATTGCTGTGCTCGTTGGTGATTACCTGCTGTCAAAAGGCCTGTTGCTCTCCATCTCCAATAAAGATTTCGGCATGCTCGAAATTGTATCGGATGCCGTGCGGGAAATGAGTGAAGGTGAATTGTTACAGATTGAGAAAACCCGCAAGCTCAATATCAGCGAGGAAGTATATTTTGAAATCATCCGGCAGAAAACCGCTACACTGATCTCTTCGGCCTGTGCATGCGGTGCAGCTTCATCCGGTGTTTCCACCGACGACGTCTCAAAGATGAAACTGTTTGGAGAGAAAATCGGCATCGCCTTTCAGATCAAAGACGACCTGCTCGACTACACCACTGATGATACCGGCAAACCGAAAGGCATCGACATCAAAGAAAAGAAAATGACATTGCCTGTCATCTATTTATTAAACCACGCTGATTCCGCCGTGAAAAGAAAGGTGATCAACACCATCAAAAACCATCACGATAACAAAGAAAAAGTGAATGAGATCATCGGAATGGTTTTACAGTCAGGTGGTATTGAATACGCCGCCTCCAAAATGAATCTGTATAAAGAAGAGGCATTACAACTACTCACCTCCTTTCCTGATTCTCCGTCACGAAGGTCGCTGGAAGAACTCGTGGATTTCACTACTGCCAGAAAAAAATAACGGATAACAGCCTGCAGTTTATCAAAGCGTAACAATTCCTTCAGCCCGCAATCATATTCAGTTAACTATTACTTAACACCGCCTTAATAGTAACATTAAACCATAGCAGGTTCTTTGCAAAAATTTTTTTATGCAAAGATATTTCCCTGCTCTCTTGCTTCTTTTTTATTGTTTCTCCATACAAGCTGCACAAACAGGTTCCATTGCCGGCCATATCGTTGACAGCAGGAACAGTGAGGACCTTATCGGCGCTACTGTCGCACTTGAGGACCATCAGGAGATTGGAACAGCTACGGATATTGACGGAAGATTCTCACTCGATGGATTGCAGCCGGGCAAATATCATCTCCTCGTATCCTATGTCTCCTATAACAGCAAGATAATCCGTGACGTGGAAGTAAAAGCAGGGGAAGTTACAACGCTCCAGGTCGCCCTGGAAAGCAATGCCAATGAATTAGAAGAGGTGGTGGTTACTTCTTCCTTTTCAAAAGAAAATGTGAACTCATTGCTCATCATGCAGAAAAATTTTGCCTCTGTGTCAGATGGCATATCTGCCGATGTAATTCGTAAGACACCTGATAAAAATACCGGCGATGCATTAAAACGTGTGAACGGCGTAACGATTCAAAACGGGCGCTTTGTTATTGTGCGCGGGTTGCCCGACCGTTACAACATTGCCATGATGAACGGTTCTCCTTTGCCCAGCACGGAACCCGACCGAAAGGTTTTTTCTTTCGACCTGATCCCATCCTTTCTTGTAGACAACATCATTATTGTGAAAACGGCGCAGCCCGATTTGCCCGGCGACTTTGCGGGTGGAGTAGTGACCATTAATTCACGGGATGTGCCGGAACAGAATTTTCTCAATATCAGCGCCGGCACCGGCATAAATACACTGGCGAATTTCAATACGTGGTATGCCACCTATGGCGGTAAAACAGACTGGCTGGGAAAAGATGACGGCACCCGCGCATTGCCTTCCGGTTTTCCCGGAACGGAAACGATTACCAGTCTTGCCAATTCCGCCAACACTGAAATCCTGGATTACTCGCGCATGCTGCCCAACGACTGGGCATTTGAAACAACAAAATCTGCCGCACCCGGATTCAACGGGCAGCTGGTCGGAGGTTTAAAAAAGCGCACCGGCAATGCAGGAACCTTTGCGCTGGTGGGCGGAGCTACGTACAACAGTTCCAATAAGCTGTCAAATTTCTCGCGCTATGATTTCGCATCAGATGGCACACGTCAGTATGAATACCATGATGCACAATGCAGAAACAATGTATCGTGGGGAAGTTTGCTGAATCTCGCTTACAACTTCAATGAGAACAACAAACTCACTTTTAAAAATTCATATACCGTCAATACAGATGACATTATGACCATTCGTACCGGCGATGAATTCAGCAATGTCCGCGATGTGCAGGCCTATGCCTACAACTATATTGAAAACGGCCTCTTCACCAGTCAGCTCGAAGGATATCATTATCTCCGCAGTTCCAAAATAAAGATCGACTGGAACGGAGCATACGCAAAAACAACCCGTAATCAGCCTGATTACCGCAGGTTGTACTATTTCAAAAACTATGAAGACTCAGCCTTCACCACCTATGTTCCTTTTGGTTCGGCTTCGCCCAACTATGGAGGGAAATTTTATTCATCGCTTGCAGAAAATAATTACAGTGCCGGTGTAAACGTTGCGGTACCGTTTATTTTTCTCAACAATACCAGTACGTTTAAAATCGGAACATTTCACCAATGGAAGTCACGTGACTTTGCTGCGCGTGTACTGGGTTATGTGGTATATGACATCGGCAAGTTTTATTCGGAACCAGGCAATGCAGATATTTTTTACCAGGCGCCCGCAGATATTTTTGCAGCGGAAAACATCAGTGAAACGGGTTTCAGAATCGATGAAATCACCAACCCTTCCGATGCCTATTCCGCATCTTCTGTTTTGCACGCTTATTATGCCATGCTGGATAACCAGCTGCTGGAGAAGCTGCGCCTGATCTGGGGAGCACGCATTGAGTTCTTTGATCAGACACTTACTTCTTTTGAATATGGTGGCGCGCCCGTTGACTATCACACAAGTTCAGCAGATTTTAATACACTGCCCTTCGATCTCTTGCCTTCCGTCAACCTGGTTTATGCACTCACAGAAAAAATCAACCTTCGCGCCGCTTATTCAAAAACATTATCAAGGCCGGAGTTCCGCGAAGTGGCGCCTTTCTCATTCTATAACTTTGATGAAATGGAAAGCCGTATAGGGAATGATTCACTTGGCCGCACTGCTATCGGCAACTATGATCTCAAGTTTGAAAACTTTTTCGGCAATGGACAGGTGGTTTCCATCAGCGCATTCTATAAGAACTTCGACAACCCTATTGAGCAGAAAGTCTATCCCGGATCCGGCGCCGGCTCGCGTACGGTAACATGGGTGAATGCAACGTCTGCCACCGTATACGGCATTGAACTGGAGCTCAGGAAAAATCTTGATTTTCTGAAAAAAATTTTCCGCTGGAACCAGTTCGACAACTTTGCATTCAGCACTAATCTTGCATTTATCAAGTCAAAAGTTGACCAGTCAAATGATCCAAATGCATGGCAGCCGGTACGTCCGTTGCAGGGCCAGTCACCCTATATCATCAACTTTGGATTTACCTATACGGAACCCGTGAGTGAACTGGGAATCGGCTTATTCTATAATCAGATCGGCAGGAGGATTGACGCCATCGGCGACAAGAATTATCCTGATATCTATGAAGATCACAGGCCATTGCTGGATGCACAAATCAGCAAAAGGATTTTTAAAGGCGGCAGTCTCAAGCTGAATATGAACGATATCTTAGCGAAGAGCCTCACCTTTTACCAGGATCAGAATGTGAACGGCAAGCTGGATACGGAAGGAGATGATACCATCATCATAAGGCAGCAGACCGGCTCCAATTTTTCACTTTCTTTCAGCTATAGCTTTTAATGTTAACAATGCTGCGGTTGACATTGGCGTAACAAAATCGTCGCAAACGCATAATATAAAGAGGTGTATCTGATGTCTGGATTATCTTAATGTTTCGCGCAGGTGATCTCTTAACATTAAACTAAACTTGTGTTAAGACGGAAGTAACATGATGATAATAGTTTTGCGCAAACAAAAAAAATCATGAAAAAATCTACAACATTATTCCTGCTGATGGCGATGCTTGGTGTTCAAACACTCTCGTTTGCCCAGGCGCCCGTGCAGGAAGTTTCAGGTTACATTACCAGCAATACTACGTGGACGAAAGAAAACATTTACCTGCTTTCAGGATTTGTTTATGTAACGAATGGTGCAACACTCACGATCGAACCCGGCACACTTATTAAAGGCGACAAGTTCTCAAAAGGCGCACTCATAATTGCACGCGGCGCAAAGCTGATCGCAGACGGAACCGCTGATGAACCCATTGTTTTCACTTCTAATGGTCCAACCGGATTCCGTACTTATGGAGACTGGGGCGGCATCATTCTTTTGGGTAAAGCATCCATTAACCAGGCAGGCGGAGAAGCGATTATCGAAGGTGGAGTGGATGATGGCCAGGGCAATGGTACCTATGGTGGCGGCACCTCCCCTGACGACAACGACAACTCCGGTGTGTTGCGTTATGTACGCATTGAGTTTCCCGGGATTGCTTTTGCACCCAACAATGAAATCAACGGATTAACCTGCGGCGGCGTGGGAAGAGGAACCGTGCTTGAACATATACAAGTGAGTTACTCCGGCGATGATTCCTACGAGTTTTTTGGCGGAACTGTTAACGCTAAATACCTTATTGCTTTCCGCGGGTTGGACGATGATTTTGACACCGACAACGGTTACAGCGGAAAACTTCAATTCCTTTATTCGCTTCGCGATCCTAATATCGCAGACATCAGTGGTTCCAATGGATTTGAATCTGACAACGATGCAACAGGTTCAACGAATACGCCGGTAACACATGCGCTTTTTTCCAATGTTACCATCGCAGGTCCTAAGGTGACATCCTCCAGCGCATTTAATGCCAGCTACAAACGCGGCGCTCACTTGCGGAGAAACACACAAACTTGCATTTACAACAGCATACTGATGGGTTATCCCAGCGGTATCATGGTAGATGGCGCGGCATCCGAAACAAATGCAACGGCGGATTTGCTGCAGGTTCGCAATACCGTCTTATCGGGTTGTGCCAGCAGTTTTGAAGTGGCTTCCGGCAGTGCATTTGATATCAGCGGATGGTTCAATACTGCTGCTTATGCCAATACTGTTTATACCGCGAATACCGATGTGATGCTGACAGATCCTTTTAATCTTGCAGCTCCCAATGCTTTGCCGGCAGCAGGTTCACCCGTTTTAAGCGGTGCTGCTTTCTCTGTTACCAACCTGACAGATCCCTTTTTTGAAGTGGTGAATTTTCGCGGCGCTTTTGGCACAACCGACTGGACACTTGGATGGGCCAACTGGACACCCAACAATTCCGGTTATACGTCCGTCTCTGAACCAAACACAATCTCAGGCATCAACATTTACCCAAATCCTATGAGCGATAACGCAACCTTAGAACTTAATTTACAGGAAGCCAATATGGTTAATATTGCCATCACCGACTTGTCCGGAAGGATGATCAGTGAAGTGTTGAATGAACAACTGGCTGCAGGTTATCATAACATCAGCATTCAGGCTCCGAATCTTGCAACAGGCCTTTACTTCCTGCAGGTAAGATCAGGGTACGACAACCAGGTGATCAAACTTACAGTAGCCAGGTAATTCATATTTTTTTGAAATTGCAAATCCGCTCTGCTGATAACGGAGCGGATTTTTTTTGCAGGATTGCAAAAAGCAATGCTGGATAATTGAATGCATAAGCGATCGCATCCTATACGTATGAAATTGCTACATTCACTACAGAAAATTAAAAAGCATGTCTCGTCTTCTGCTTCTGCTCACGCTGCTGCAACTAAATATGAAAGTGGTAACCGGCCAGGATACTACCCTGCTTGTTGCCGGGCCGATGCTTGGTTATGTGGAACATCGGGAAGCATTGGTATGGATAGAGGTTTCACAAGCAGTCCGCTCCATTGACTTAAAATATTATCCTGCCGATAATGCATCCATCGCAAAAACTATTCACTATACAGGCGCCTTGGGCGAAGCATACAATCCGGAGAAGGTAGTGCTGGAGAATCTCGATATGAACACGGAATATGTATATGAAATATACCTAAACAATAAAAAGCAGGCCTTCTCTTACCCGCTGCATTTTAAAACCAAAGATATCTGGGAGTACAGGCGTCCGGCACCCGACTTCTCTTTTTTGTTTGGGTCTTGTGCCTATATTAACGACCCTCCTTCCGACCGGCCCGGCGAAGTGTATGGATTAAGCCCGCGCATATTTGATACAATGGCAAAAGTCCCCGCTGATTTCATGCTCTGGCTTGGCGATAATACATATACGCGTGAGGCAGATTACACTTCAAGGAGCGGATTCTACTATCGTTATACCCATACACGCAAATGCAGCAACATGCAGCACCTGCTGGCGTCGAGGCCTAATTTTGCCATTTGGGATGATCATGATTATGGTCCCAATGATGCAGGTTCCTCTTTTGAGCTGAAAGATGTTTCACTGCAAACATTTAAAGATTTCTGGGGGAATAAATCCTATGGTGAACCTGACAATCCCGGCGTCTATACAAAATTCACCTGGAGTGACTGCGATTTCTTTCTGATTGATGATCGTTATTACCGGTCGGATGATGTCATGAACGACAGCAGCAGCGAAAAACAATTTATGGGCGACAGGCAATTTAGCTGGCTTGTGAATAACCTGCTTTATTCAAAAGCATCTTTCAAGTTCCTGGTCTTCGGCAGTCAGGTCCTCAATCCTTTGAATGATTTTGAAAGTTTCCGTTTTTACAGGAAAGAATATGATGCCCTGCTGAAACTTATCCGGGAAAACGGCATCACCGGTGTCGTTTTGCTCAGTGGCGACCGTCATTTTTCCGAGATCATCAAAGTGCAGCCGGAAGGCCTTTATCCTTTATACGATATAACAGGTTCTGCTTTCACTTCACGCAGTTATGCAAAATTTGCGGAGACAAAAGAATTCAAAAACCCATACCGCGTGGTGCCTGCCGCCGTCACCGAACAGAATTTTATAAAAGTTACCATCAGCGGCGGACGTAATAACCGTGTGGCTGGTATCACAGCCATCACAGCCGATAATAAGGTGGCTTGGCAATATGAGATCCGGCAAGCGGAATTGAAGTGGTAGTCAGCTTACGGGACTGCATATCGACAATTAAAGCCAACATGCTCCATCAAGTTCCTTATTGCCCGATAAAGCAAGTGCCGGCAGTGTTTCTACTTAAGATGCGCCCCGTTATCACCTCCTTACCGGAAATATCCTAATGAGAAGACCTATATACTTTCAATAATTTCAGGCAGATTTTTTCTTTCACCTGATTTGCATTTCAAACTTGTAAAACGCCCTTGTTACTGTATGGTTTGGCCGCAGCCAACCGGCCGCTT includes:
- a CDS encoding response regulator transcription factor, giving the protein MPVNIIIYEDNTFLRESLSSLIVKAEGFELCGAYENCNEVEAQVDVLKPDVVLMDIEMAGVNGIEGLKIIRNKFPDVNVLMLTVFEDNDRVFEAICAGATGYLLKKTPPAKILDAIRDVVDGGAPMTSSIARKVLQLFPKQPARSEEIDKLTQREQQVLQLLVNGYSYKMIAAELHVTLETVRTYIKRMYEKLRVHSVTEAISKAFPDRKI
- a CDS encoding DUF3109 family protein codes for the protein MILIDHTIVSDELLEKQFTCALDKCKGACCVAGDSGAPLEFAETAVLESIYDTVKPYMSEEGIAAVQQFGKWLIDSDGDFVTPLVMGMKQCAYVFFENGIAKCAIEKACFEGKTDFRKPISCHLYPVRITRYEHYDAVNYNKWDVCAPACDLGRQLGTPVFRFVKDALIRKYGAAWYEQLAGAAAFKEEKDAGIFPLR
- a CDS encoding polyprenyl synthetase family protein — encoded protein: MSSALDHIKAPIAKELKLFEHKFHDSMKSNTPLLDAITRYIVKSKGKQVRPMFVFLSAKMFGDITEKTYRAAALIELLHTATLVHDDVVDDSYQRRGFFSINALWKNKIAVLVGDYLLSKGLLLSISNKDFGMLEIVSDAVREMSEGELLQIEKTRKLNISEEVYFEIIRQKTATLISSACACGAASSGVSTDDVSKMKLFGEKIGIAFQIKDDLLDYTTDDTGKPKGIDIKEKKMTLPVIYLLNHADSAVKRKVINTIKNHHDNKEKVNEIIGMVLQSGGIEYAASKMNLYKEEALQLLTSFPDSPSRRSLEELVDFTTARKK
- a CDS encoding TonB-dependent receptor is translated as MQRYFPALLLLFYCFSIQAAQTGSIAGHIVDSRNSEDLIGATVALEDHQEIGTATDIDGRFSLDGLQPGKYHLLVSYVSYNSKIIRDVEVKAGEVTTLQVALESNANELEEVVVTSSFSKENVNSLLIMQKNFASVSDGISADVIRKTPDKNTGDALKRVNGVTIQNGRFVIVRGLPDRYNIAMMNGSPLPSTEPDRKVFSFDLIPSFLVDNIIIVKTAQPDLPGDFAGGVVTINSRDVPEQNFLNISAGTGINTLANFNTWYATYGGKTDWLGKDDGTRALPSGFPGTETITSLANSANTEILDYSRMLPNDWAFETTKSAAPGFNGQLVGGLKKRTGNAGTFALVGGATYNSSNKLSNFSRYDFASDGTRQYEYHDAQCRNNVSWGSLLNLAYNFNENNKLTFKNSYTVNTDDIMTIRTGDEFSNVRDVQAYAYNYIENGLFTSQLEGYHYLRSSKIKIDWNGAYAKTTRNQPDYRRLYYFKNYEDSAFTTYVPFGSASPNYGGKFYSSLAENNYSAGVNVAVPFIFLNNTSTFKIGTFHQWKSRDFAARVLGYVVYDIGKFYSEPGNADIFYQAPADIFAAENISETGFRIDEITNPSDAYSASSVLHAYYAMLDNQLLEKLRLIWGARIEFFDQTLTSFEYGGAPVDYHTSSADFNTLPFDLLPSVNLVYALTEKINLRAAYSKTLSRPEFREVAPFSFYNFDEMESRIGNDSLGRTAIGNYDLKFENFFGNGQVVSISAFYKNFDNPIEQKVYPGSGAGSRTVTWVNATSATVYGIELELRKNLDFLKKIFRWNQFDNFAFSTNLAFIKSKVDQSNDPNAWQPVRPLQGQSPYIINFGFTYTEPVSELGIGLFYNQIGRRIDAIGDKNYPDIYEDHRPLLDAQISKRIFKGGSLKLNMNDILAKSLTFYQDQNVNGKLDTEGDDTIIIRQQTGSNFSLSFSYSF
- a CDS encoding T9SS type A sorting domain-containing protein; protein product: MKKSTTLFLLMAMLGVQTLSFAQAPVQEVSGYITSNTTWTKENIYLLSGFVYVTNGATLTIEPGTLIKGDKFSKGALIIARGAKLIADGTADEPIVFTSNGPTGFRTYGDWGGIILLGKASINQAGGEAIIEGGVDDGQGNGTYGGGTSPDDNDNSGVLRYVRIEFPGIAFAPNNEINGLTCGGVGRGTVLEHIQVSYSGDDSYEFFGGTVNAKYLIAFRGLDDDFDTDNGYSGKLQFLYSLRDPNIADISGSNGFESDNDATGSTNTPVTHALFSNVTIAGPKVTSSSAFNASYKRGAHLRRNTQTCIYNSILMGYPSGIMVDGAASETNATADLLQVRNTVLSGCASSFEVASGSAFDISGWFNTAAYANTVYTANTDVMLTDPFNLAAPNALPAAGSPVLSGAAFSVTNLTDPFFEVVNFRGAFGTTDWTLGWANWTPNNSGYTSVSEPNTISGINIYPNPMSDNATLELNLQEANMVNIAITDLSGRMISEVLNEQLAAGYHNISIQAPNLATGLYFLQVRSGYDNQVIKLTVAR
- a CDS encoding alkaline phosphatase family protein; its protein translation is MSRLLLLLTLLQLNMKVVTGQDTTLLVAGPMLGYVEHREALVWIEVSQAVRSIDLKYYPADNASIAKTIHYTGALGEAYNPEKVVLENLDMNTEYVYEIYLNNKKQAFSYPLHFKTKDIWEYRRPAPDFSFLFGSCAYINDPPSDRPGEVYGLSPRIFDTMAKVPADFMLWLGDNTYTREADYTSRSGFYYRYTHTRKCSNMQHLLASRPNFAIWDDHDYGPNDAGSSFELKDVSLQTFKDFWGNKSYGEPDNPGVYTKFTWSDCDFFLIDDRYYRSDDVMNDSSSEKQFMGDRQFSWLVNNLLYSKASFKFLVFGSQVLNPLNDFESFRFYRKEYDALLKLIRENGITGVVLLSGDRHFSEIIKVQPEGLYPLYDITGSAFTSRSYAKFAETKEFKNPYRVVPAAVTEQNFIKVTISGGRNNRVAGITAITADNKVAWQYEIRQAELKW